In Gigantopelta aegis isolate Gae_Host chromosome 14, Gae_host_genome, whole genome shotgun sequence, the following proteins share a genomic window:
- the LOC121389548 gene encoding chymotrypsin-like protease CTRL-1 isoform X2, whose amino-acid sequence MTQYYQYCSVYILASQMYFQCGCNNIAPAPVTAAPTTAAPTVAPTTIAATTAATTAAATTAATTTAATTPAVRNCGISTINPASSAPAVRKALSMLRIVGGNTAKDGAWPWIVLLKVNSGGASFLCGGTIIDSTHVLTAAHCTDGAKPGDITVEVSEHDKTDPKDSESVSVSSINQHPGYTNSPTNDVSVLTLSTPLDLSLSDRGAICLADSTSPPLTPDMTCYAAGWGTMSSGGSTPDTLLQVALPAYEMSKCQSTFSTTFTQPDKQVCAGDPAGGVDTCQGDSGGPLFCAVGSNWVQYGV is encoded by the exons ATGACACAATACTACCAGTACTGCAGTGTCTACATTCTGGCCAGTCAGATGTACTTCCAGTGCGGATGTAACAACATCGCCCCCGCCCCCGTCACCGCCGCGCCTACCACAGCAGCGCCAACAGTCGCTCCCACCACGATTGCTGCAACTACAGCTGCCACTACTGCTGCTGCCACTACTGCTGCCACTACAACAGCAGCGACAACTCCCGCTGTGAGAA ACTGTGGCATCAGCACCATCAACCCCGCATCGTCGGCGCCGGCGGTCCGCAAGGCGCTCAGTATGCTGCGTATCGTGGGCGGCAACACCGCCAAGGACGGGGCGTGGCCGTGGATAGTACTACTGAAGGTGAATTCTGGAGGCGCCAGCTTCCTGTGTGGAGGAACGATCATCGACTCCACACACGTGCTCACCGCGGCCCACTGTACAGA tggcGCTAAACCAGGGGACATAACTGTTGAAGTTAGTGAACATGACAAAACGGATCCAAAAGACTCCGAATCTGTTAGTGTCAGCAGTATTAACCAGCATCCGGGCTACACCAATAGTCCTA CTAATGACGTCTCAGTATTGACCTTGTCTACACCACTAGACTTGTCTCTGTCGGACAGAGGCGCCATCTGTCTGGCCGATTCGACCTCTCCACCTTTGACCCCTGACATGACCTGTTACGCGGCTGGCTGGGGAACGATGAGTA GTGGCGGCTCCACCCCAGACACCCTGCTGCAGGTGGCCCTGCCCGCGTACGAAATGTCTAAGTGCCAGTCGACATTTAGCACGACCTTCACCCAGCCCGACAAACAAGTGTGTGCTGGTGACCCGGCCGGGGGAGTCGATACGTGCCAG